One part of the Stigmatopora argus isolate UIUO_Sarg chromosome 8, RoL_Sarg_1.0, whole genome shotgun sequence genome encodes these proteins:
- the LOC144078927 gene encoding ras-related protein Rab-8A: MAKTYDYLFKLLLIGDSGVGKTCVLFRFSEDAFNSTFISTIGIDFKIRTIELDGKKIKLQIWDTAGQERFRTITTAYYRGAMGIMLVYDITNEKSFDNIKNWIRNIEEHASADVERMVLGNKCDVNDKRQVSKEKGEKLALEYGIKFMETSAKANINVENAFLSLARDIKAKMDKKLEGNNPQGSNQGVKITEQPKKSSFFRCTLL; encoded by the exons ATGGCGAAGACTTACGACTACTTGTTCAAACTACTTTTAATCGGCGACTCCGGTGTCGGGAAGACGTGCGTGCTGTTCAGGTTTTCCGAGGATGCCTTCAACTCGACATTCATCTCCACCATAG GAATTGACTTCAAGATCAGAACAATAGAATTAGACGGGAAGAAGATCAAGCTACAGATATG GGATACAGCAGGACAAGAGAGGTTCAGGACCATCACAACAGCCTACTACAGGGGAGCCATG GGCATCATGCTAGTATACGACATCACCAACGAAAAATCCTTTGATAACATCAAGAACTGGATACGAAACATTGAAGAG CACGCCTCCGCAGACGTCGAGAGGATGGTCCTCGGTAATAAATGTGACGTTAATGACAAGCGACAGGTGTCAAAAGAAAAAGGAGAGAAG TTGGCCCTGGAGTACGGCATCAAATTCATGGAGACCAGCGCCAAGGCTAACATCAACGTGGAAAAC GCCTTCCTATCCCTTGCCCGAGATATCAAAGCCAAGATGGACAAGAAGCTG GAGGGCAACAATCCACAAGGCAGCAATCAAGGCGTAAAAATCACGGAACAACCCAAGAAGAGCAGCTTCTTCCGTTGCACGCTCCTGTGA